In a genomic window of Gossypium arboreum isolate Shixiya-1 chromosome 7, ASM2569848v2, whole genome shotgun sequence:
- the LOC108458317 gene encoding rho GTPase-activating protein 5-like, whose product MTEVLHFSSPPSAENSSSSTTSDDDDDDEGALSCAPQTSLSFAHGNGDGFVNVTGGDPRVEEERKLKKRSKQEGDQLSVLALLVTLFKKSWTSGTGRELSGMDIGIPTNVRHVSHVTFDRFRGFLGLPVEFEPEVPTRVPSASANVFGVSTESMQLSYDPRGNSVPAILLLMQRHLFALGGLQAEGIFRITGDNSQEEYVREQLNRGVVPEEIDAHCLAGLIKAWFRELPSGVLDSLDPQQVMQCETEEQCTELARLLPPTEYALLDWAINLMADVVQQDHLNKMNARNIAVVFAPNMTRMADPLTALVYSVQVMNFLKTLISKTLREREYSMVEPTEASYLEPFDDDGDQRPSISCITYTQKDNEEKETAFIAQEPLGASFRNYSQNNETADGEEHSPIPSDYKQISAENTPTPARNNDIGESSNSSPGNKINPYLLLTKPKEYAT is encoded by the exons ATGACGGAGGTCCTTCATTTCTCTTCACCTCCAAGCGCTGAgaattcttcttcttctactaCGTCTGAcgacgatgatgatgatgaaggtGCGTTGTCCTGTGCACCCCAGACATCCTTAAGCTTCGCTCATGGTAATGGGGATGGCTTTGTTAATGTAACAGGTGGTGACCCAAGAGTTGAAGAAGAGAGAAAATTAAAGAAGAGAAGCAAGCAAGAGGGGGATCAATTGTCTGTGTTAGCTTTGCTGGTGACATTGTTCAAGAAATCTTGGACCTCTGGTACAGGAAGGGAGCTTTCTGGTATGGACATCGGTATCCCAACCAATGTCAGACATGTGTCTCATGTTACATTTGATAGGTTCCGTGGCTTCTTGGGTTTGCCAGTTGAGTTTGAGCCTGAAGTTCCCACCAGAGTTCCTAGTGCCAG TGCAAATGTCTTTGGAGTTTCGACAGAATCAATGCAGTTATCCTATGACCCAAGAGGGAATAGTGTGCCTGCAATACTCTTGTTAATGCAAAGGCATTTGTTTGCTCTAGGAGGCTTGCAG GCAGAAGGGATTTTTAGAATTACTGGAGACAACAGTCAGGAGGAGTATGTCAGAGAACAACTAAATCGTGGCGTAGTTCCAGAAGAGATTGATGCACACTGTTTAGCTGGACTAATTAAG GCTTGGTTCAGAGAACTTCCAAGTGGAGTTTTGGATTCTTTAGACCCCCAGCAAGTAATGCAGTGCGAGACAGAAGAGCAGTGTACCGAGCTTGCGAGGCTTCTACCTCCAACAGAATATGCTTTACTGGATTGGGCCATCAATCTCATGGCTGATGTTGTCCAGCAAGACCATCTCAACAAGATGAATGCCCGTAATATTGCCGTGGTTTTTGCCCCAAACATGACTCGG ATGGCAGATCCTTTGACCGCACTGGTGTATTCCGTCCAAGTGATGAACTTTCTCAAGACACTAATCTCAAAGACCCTACGAGAAAGAGAGTATTCAATGGTAGAGCCTACAGAGGCATCCTATCTGGAGCCTTTTGATGATGATGGAGATCAGAGGCCTTCCATCTCCTGCATTACATATACCCAAAAAGATAATGAAGAGAAAGAGACCGCATTTATAGCTCAAGAACCTTTAGGAGCAAGTTTCAGGAACTATAGTCAAAACAATGAGACGGCAGATGGAGAAGAACACAGTCCCATACCCTCGGACTACAAACAGATCTCCGCTGAAAATACTCCAACTCCGGCTAGAAATAATGATATTGGTGAGTCAAGTAATTCAAGTCCGGGGAACAAAATCAATCCATACTTGCTATTGACAAAGCCAAAGGAATACGCAACCTGA
- the LOC108471379 gene encoding uncharacterized protein LOC108471379: MSFLVSFLSTSPPFYFKPSINFESLCIFFFALEKTTLESPSMAACGSIKHIFENPLPENPTLLESLSSSSSWKPGIKPLDQKPSFTEFFGELHFQENLSISHSSSTTSSFPTLKVSRSIGVYSHGNGENSSNCHKKSDSFSLNPESLQLCTEELGFESSYGVEEVNNEMNQDWESKKTKAPSPTTKHSTMENQIGEMKRSRASSGGGFPPPISCIGKSGKPWFCFKSYRQDGRFVLKQVRIPTQEFLHACREDGRLKLQFVQPNDEQVLEDEDFEDDDDLEDEMINGDIDEEDSEQVS; the protein is encoded by the coding sequence ATGTCGTTTCTCGTGTCCTTCCTCTCTACCTCTCCCCCCTTTTACTTTAAGCCCTCAATCAACTTCGAATCCCTTTGTATTTTCTTCTTTGCTTTAGAGAAAACAACACTGGAAAGCCCATCCATGGCTGCCTGTGGAAGCATTAAACACATCTTTGAAAACCCATTACCTGAAAACCCTACTTTGCTTGAAtccctttcttcttcttcttcatggaAGCCTGGGATTAAACCCCTTGACCAAAAACCTTCTTTCACTGAATTCTTTGGTGAACTTCATTTCCAGGAAAATTTAAGTATTTCCCACTCTTCTTCTACTACCTCTTCCTTTCCTACATTGAAGGTCTCCAGGAGTATTGGTGTTTATTCCCATGGAAATGGTGAAAACAGTTCTAATTGCCATAAGAAGAGTGATAGCTTCTCGTTGAACCCTGAGAGCCTCCAGCTGTGTACTGAAGAGCTTGGATTTGAGAGCTCCTATGGTGTTGAAGAGGTGAACAATGAGATGAACCAAGACTGGGAAAGCAAAAAGACGAAAGCACCATCACCAACAAcaaagcattcaacaatggagaATCAGATTGGTGAAATGAAGAGGTCAAGAGCAAGTAGTGGAGGAGGATTTCCACCGCCGATTTCATGTATTGGGAAAAGTGGGAAGCCATGGTTTTGCTTTAAATCTTACAGGCAAGATGGCAGATTTGTGCTGAAACAGGTGAGGATCCCCACGCAAGAATTCTTGCATGCGTGTAGGGAAGATGGGCGTTTGAAGCTGCAATTTGTGCAGCCTAATGATGAACAAGTTTTGGAAGATGAAGATTTTGAGGATGATGATGATTTAGAAGATGAAATGATAAATGGTGATATTGATGAAGAAGATAGTGAACAAGTTTCATAA